The sequence GAGGGCGCCTTCTTCACCGGCCCGGTCATGACGGATGCCTCTCAGAAGGCTACACCGATCGGCGTGTGCTCAGCGGTGCTTCTGGACGTCGCGGTCGGCGTGCGGCCAGGGCACTCCGCTAGCATTGTGCTCGACCATGCGCGGCATAACATCAAAAAGGTTGAGAACCGTCTGCATGCTGCAGACATTGCGCTGCAAGACTGCCAGCCAGTAGGCGAGGCTGCGGCTGTAGAGCAGCAAAGAGagcaggcggaggtgcagcgtcGCGAGTTCACGATCATGAAGGAGCGCATCAGTTATGCCCTTCGCGAGTTGGACTGCGTTCAGCAAACAtggcgggaggaggagcagagcaTCTTCACTCGTGCCACCTCCGGTAGCCACGACCTGGTGGTGCTTATGCAGACAAAACACctgcgcgaggcggaggtggtcgAGGAggtacagctgctgcacgacaAGACAATTCACGCTTGTCTGCCCTTCGCCACCCCGCAGTATCACCGCCGCTACGGCGAGACGTACGGCCAGCCTTGCCACATCCGCCTCGGCTTCCACTTCCTGCCGGACGAGAACACTGCAGCCGAGCTGGCCGCCGCTTCTGGATCgaccagcgccgcagcgccgtcctcGCTCATACTGCGTACCCTCTCCACGGAGTACTTTGCGCTGATGCGTCAGCTGCGCGTCGCTCCTGCCGACTACGACACCTACGACTACCTTGTGCCGAGCAAGGAGCAGTTCTGGGTGAACTTTGCGAGCTTCCCGGAGATGGTGAAGGGAGCTCGCTGCGCGCTGCGTAACGTCGACGCCCGCCTCGACCACTTTcgcgcgctggaggagcagaaggagGTGGGCGGCTACTTCATCATGAACGGCGGTGAGCGCATTCTGCGTGCGTTGCTCATGCAGCGCTGCAATGTTCCCATCAATATCTTCCGTGAGCGGTTCGCCACCCAGGGTCCACACTTCTCCGCCAAGGCCGTCGTCATTCGCTGCAAGCGGCCAAGCGGACTGACGGCGCAGAACTACTTCTACTACACCACTCAGGGAGAGGTGATCTTCTCGTTTGCGCGAAAGGTGGTGTGGCAtctgccggtgccgctgcttctcagcGCTATGAGTACGCAGAGCGTGtcggcggtggagctgcagcggctgctgacAATTGGCATGCCAGAGGGCAGCCACGCTGCCCGTGTCGAggcgctcctccagcaccaccgcggcaaGCCCTACGGTGATCTGCGGCACTTTACCGACTACATCACCGTTCTTGGACGCATGTACCGAGAGTACCACCAGAACTCATCTACGTTTCACTTTCTGCCGCTCTACGCGAAGGGCTCGACGTGCCAGCACGACGCGTGGTATGGCATGTTCATGCTGCGGCGCCACATTCTGCCGCACCTCAACAGCTGTGATGCGGCCACGCCGGATCTTGCCCCCGGCGCCACTGCGCAGATGCTGGTGGCGTGGCTGTCACCGGCGCTTCTTGCAGAGCTGGACCGCAAGTTCGACGCGATGATCGCCATCACTCGGCAGCTGTATCTCTTCATCGACGGCGCTGTCGAGCATCAGGGTAACGACGTTCCGGCTTATCAGGAACTCTTCACCGTTTCGCAGGTGCTAATGGGTGCCTTCGAGGTGTGTCTGAACCGATACATGCGTGGCTTTGTCTACCGCCTCGCACGCCATCTGCCTGCAGCACTCTTTCATCGCATCCTTTCCCTGCGCACTCTGCCTCCCGTCGACGCCGAGGATATCGTGCGGCAGGTGCGTCAATTTGCAGAATTTTGTGGCCGGCACGGCGGCAGTGACCCGCTCGATCAGCTTCGTCGTCTGCTTGTGACAGGCAACCTCAACCTCGACCGAGAAGAGGACTTCTACTGCCCGCAGACGTCTGGCTGGGTGGTCATGGCGGAGCACCTGAACTTCTACCGCTTTtttgagcagctgcgctgcgtgcaccGTGGCAAGACGATCGCCGACATGCGCTCGAGCGAGGTGCGTAAGTATCCGTGTGAGGCGTACGGCTTTATCTGCATGGTGCAAAGCCCCGACGGCGAGGACTGCGGTGTGCTGAATCACCTGAGCATCTCGATGATCTCGTCAAACTCACCAGATGTGGCTATgacagcgcagctgcgggagaTGGTATGCAAGGCGGTGCCGAACGTACGCAGTCGCGCGACGCGCAGCTCGGTGGTGGATCAGCTTTGTGAGACAGTGCCGGTGTGGATGGAGGGCGAGTTGCTCGGCTACCTGAGCCCGACGGACGCTATGAAGGCTGCAGCAACGCTTCGCCAGCTCAAGGCACTCACGCTGCGCTCGCAGGTGCACGTGAGCGGCATCGTACGCCGCAAGGATGCGTCGCCCCTGCACacgctggaggtggtgtaCGTGGCACCAGGGAGCAGGGACCCGGCGGGGTTGTACGTCTTCTACGACTGCGGCCGTCTCATGCGCcctgtgcagctgctggagtcGTCAGTGCGCACAGGTGCGACTCACCTCCCCTTCCCGCTTGTGTTCATTGGGACCTGGGAGCAGAGCTGGGCGGATGTCGCCGCCGTCCCAAGCGACCCCCTCGACGCCGTTGTACAGCTGAACCGCAAGTATGAGTACATGGAGCAGAACGGCACCAACTTCATTTCCCTCACCTCAGCGACCATCCCCTTCTTCGAGCACAACTGTTCGCCGCGCAACCTGTTCCAGTGCGGCCTTAGCAAGCAGTCCTCTGGAACGCAACTGCAGGCTCTGGCGTGGCGCAAGGAGGCGAAGCTGTTCCGCACCTACTGCCCGCAGCGCTACATCAGTCGTACCCTTCCCATGGACTACTACGGCCTCGACGACGTGAACCTCGGCGTCAACGCCGTGATCGCCATTCTCGCATACACCGGCTATGACATGGATGACGCCGTCATCatcaacaccaccaccacccagcGCGGTATGCTGACGGCTGGCGTCACGGTCGCCAAGATTGTGACCGCAGCCGGCAGAGGCTCCGACAAGGACGACGTCTTTGTGTTTCACAACTTGCTCTCCACGGGCGAGCGATTCACTGCCCAGTTGGAGGCTAATGGGCTGCCGCCGAAGCGCGTGAACGCGAGCCTAGAAGCCTTTTCCTTTGACCGAGACCACAAGTACCCTGGACTTCGGGACAACAGCGACGTGTACTGCTGCGCTAAGCGGGTGGAGCGGGTGGACCCGTTCACGAACAAGTCTATCTACGAGTACACGCGCCACCACGCCACTAAGTGGCGCCACTTCGACAAGGGCGAGGATGCGTGGGTCCAGCAGGTGATTCCGCTCGTGTACAGCGGGCCGGATCCGACGTCCGTACTCATGATCTTCCGCATCCCGCGCCCACCGACCGTAGGTGACAAGTTCTCATCCCGCCATGGCCAGAAGGGTACGCTACCGCTGCACATCAGCTCTCACGACCTGCCCTTCTCCACGACGAGCGGCATAACGCCAGACGTCATCATCA is a genomic window of Leishmania braziliensis MHOM/BR/75/M2904 WGS CADA00000000 data, contig 36, whole genome shotgun sequence containing:
- a CDS encoding RNA polymerase I second largest subunit, putative, which gives rise to MKMTAAERLQHVRNSITRLKYVCERQHHTAALDQAAEASVMLFFERLRKKLPRIEFSRSHIGTPETGGPRHLQYILKEVRQLMSTAQELVRDTANASATATAIYEGMQHHHVQEAMAELEELSVLLAEHPNEQPSRVNIDLLADLVALHIDEFDAFMALRVEAFVKEMQNEGAFFTGPVMTDASQKATPIGVCSAVLLDVAVGVRPGHSASIVLDHARHNIKKVENRLHAADIALQDCQPVGEAAAVEQQREQAEVQRREFTIMKERISYALRELDCVQQTWREEEQSIFTRATSGSHDLVVLMQTKHLREAEVVEEVQLLHDKTIHACLPFATPQYHRRYGETYGQPCHIRLGFHFLPDENTAAELAAASGSTSAAAPSSLILRTLSTEYFALMRQLRVAPADYDTYDYLVPSKEQFWVNFASFPEMVKGARCALRNVDARLDHFRALEEQKEVGGYFIMNGGERILRALLMQRCNVPINIFRERFATQGPHFSAKAVVIRCKRPSGLTAQNYFYYTTQGEVIFSFARKVVWHLPVPLLLSAMSTQSVSAVELQRLLTIGMPEGSHAARVEALLQHHRGKPYGDLRHFTDYITVLGRMYREYHQNSSTFHFLPLYAKGSTCQHDAWYGMFMLRRHILPHLNSCDAATPDLAPGATAQMLVAWLSPALLAELDRKFDAMIAITRQLYLFIDGAVEHQGNDVPAYQELFTVSQVLMGAFEVCLNRYMRGFVYRLARHLPAALFHRILSLRTLPPVDAEDIVRQVRQFAEFCGRHGGSDPLDQLRRLLVTGNLNLDREEDFYCPQTSGWVVMAEHLNFYRFFEQLRCVHRGKTIADMRSSEVRKYPCEAYGFICMVQSPDGEDCGVLNHLSISMISSNSPDVAMTAQLREMVCKAVPNVRSRATRSSVVDQLCETVPVWMEGELLGYLSPTDAMKAAATLRQLKALTLRSQVHVSGIVRRKDASPLHTLEVVYVAPGSRDPAGLYVFYDCGRLMRPVQLLESSVRTGATHLPFPLVFIGTWEQSWADVAAVPSDPLDAVVQLNRKYEYMEQNGTNFISLTSATIPFFEHNCSPRNLFQCGLSKQSSGTQLQALAWRKEAKLFRTYCPQRYISRTLPMDYYGLDDVNLGVNAVIAILAYTGYDMDDAVIINTTTTQRGMLTAGVTVAKIVTAAGRGSDKDDVFVFHNLLSTGERFTAQLEANGLPPKRVNASLEAFSFDRDHKYPGLRDNSDVYCCAKRVERVDPFTNKSIYEYTRHHATKWRHFDKGEDAWVQQVIPLVYSGPDPTSVLMIFRIPRPPTVGDKFSSRHGQKGTLPLHISSHDLPFSTTSGITPDVIINPHAFPSRMTVGMMLEIMTAKVGAIEGRFIDNSAWSTVDDQPRVAELIGDALVKAGYNRYGREHLIDGISGEEMKADVFMGICGYQRLRHMVSDKWQARARTDAHTYRAVTKTGQPVKGRKRHGGVRVGEMERDGLLSHGISEVVVDRLLHVSDKTKAFICPRCGSLLSLYERHATEYGTWRTCRFCGAGADESTDSIAMVEIPQVLRLWAAELTSIGIRVVLKTSEHSDFV